Proteins encoded within one genomic window of Jiangella mangrovi:
- a CDS encoding PQQ-dependent sugar dehydrogenase produces the protein MRRIRSTLTTVLAAALLPVAALAVTGSSAVAHEGDHEADDPALDWDNYEKILLSKETGEPIDLAVLPDSRVLHTARNGAVRLTDPATGITRTVNTIDVYSNSEDGLQTIAIDPDFATNQWVYLLYAPRVMEAPYPETTPSGSAPNSLPAGETASYWERWKGYNVLSRFKWDEATDSLDLSTEQQIIKVEAQRGQCCHVAGDMAWDADGNLYLSTGDNTPASTPGANGMAPNNDAPGMNPGLDARRGAGNTNDLRGKILRITVQEDGSYTIPEGNLFAPGTAQTRPEIYVMGVRNPFRIDYDVQAGALVWGDYGPDAGAPNPDRGPMGYVEWQSTRAPINGGWPYCHGPNANYNEWDYATATPGVWFDCEAGAENNSRWNTGLDVVPPATAPHLYYGDNASHQPWPELTDLGGGGQGPMGGPVYRYDADNPSPAKFPQLWDGHPFFAEFSQDYVVALTMDLATSGPVTAITDFLPNAHLSHVGQPIWDNVMDMEFGPDGSLYVLEYGDGFFRQNPDAGLYRVDYAEGNKSPQARFSADPISSSEAPLTVSFDASESADPEGAALTYEWDFDGDGTFDATGVTASHTYTELGQYDAALRVTDPSGKFGARATQITVGNVAPAVSLDTPDGGFFDWGQAVAVSVSVDDPEDGTTPVCSRATWAFGLGHDLHAHPLSQGTGCTFGIPTPADAPEHGETENIYGALVVGYTDGGHLGVPPARGEASLLLNPKTQQGEWFDDSKGVEITDDATARGLRKVTSFDAADWIAFDPVSLANIDSVVARAWGRGTLHLRWNDPKAPPFAQLSFRNRTGWFEVEQALTNAPTGTGRLYVTSTSGFDLDELRFVGDGVADVTPPTVSHTLNPAAPTGQNGWYTGDVSLTVNATDNGTVASRQRSLDGGATWSNANNPLTITAEGATTVHYRATDNGGNVSAVGSVTVRIDKTPPVASIGGVADGSSHAASGTLTPSFTGSDAVSGLASVTGTLDGAALASGSTVQLWTLPVGSHTLVATATDVAGRQGTATVSFTVTTSLADLAAIVDHYDAAGALTSAGESRLRLHLEAAIRHADAGRDDSAARSLGQFLTAARSSTFVTDAGARAALTHHGEVLVAQLSS, from the coding sequence ATGCGTCGCATCCGCAGCACGCTGACCACCGTCCTCGCCGCCGCTCTGCTGCCCGTCGCCGCCCTCGCGGTCACGGGCAGCAGCGCGGTCGCGCACGAGGGCGACCACGAGGCCGACGACCCCGCACTCGACTGGGACAACTACGAAAAGATCCTGCTCAGCAAGGAGACCGGCGAGCCGATCGACCTCGCGGTCCTGCCCGACTCGCGGGTCCTGCACACCGCCCGCAACGGCGCCGTGCGGCTCACCGACCCCGCCACCGGCATCACCCGCACCGTCAACACCATCGACGTCTACTCGAACTCCGAGGACGGCCTGCAGACCATCGCGATCGACCCGGACTTCGCGACCAACCAGTGGGTGTACCTGCTCTACGCGCCGCGCGTCATGGAGGCGCCGTACCCGGAGACGACGCCGTCGGGCAGCGCGCCGAACTCGCTGCCGGCTGGCGAGACCGCGTCCTACTGGGAGCGCTGGAAGGGCTACAACGTCCTGTCCCGGTTCAAGTGGGACGAGGCCACCGACTCCCTCGACCTGTCCACGGAGCAGCAGATCATCAAGGTCGAGGCGCAGCGCGGCCAGTGCTGCCACGTCGCCGGCGACATGGCCTGGGACGCGGACGGCAACCTCTACCTGTCCACCGGCGACAACACCCCGGCCAGCACGCCGGGCGCCAACGGGATGGCGCCGAACAACGACGCCCCGGGCATGAACCCGGGCCTCGACGCGCGCCGCGGCGCGGGCAACACCAACGACCTGCGCGGCAAGATCCTGCGGATCACCGTCCAGGAGGACGGGTCGTACACGATCCCCGAGGGCAACCTGTTCGCGCCCGGCACCGCGCAGACCCGGCCCGAGATCTACGTCATGGGCGTGCGCAACCCGTTCCGCATCGACTACGACGTGCAGGCCGGCGCGCTGGTCTGGGGCGACTACGGGCCCGACGCCGGCGCCCCGAACCCGGACCGCGGTCCCATGGGCTACGTCGAGTGGCAGAGCACCCGCGCGCCGATCAACGGCGGCTGGCCCTACTGCCACGGCCCGAACGCGAACTACAACGAGTGGGACTACGCGACGGCGACGCCCGGCGTCTGGTTCGACTGCGAGGCGGGCGCGGAGAACAACTCGCGCTGGAACACCGGCCTCGACGTCGTGCCGCCGGCCACCGCGCCGCACCTGTACTACGGCGACAACGCCAGTCACCAGCCGTGGCCGGAGCTGACCGACCTCGGCGGCGGCGGCCAGGGCCCCATGGGCGGGCCGGTGTACCGCTACGACGCGGACAACCCGTCGCCGGCGAAGTTCCCGCAGCTCTGGGACGGCCACCCGTTCTTCGCCGAGTTCTCCCAGGACTACGTCGTCGCGCTGACCATGGACCTCGCCACCAGCGGCCCCGTCACGGCGATCACGGACTTCCTGCCCAACGCGCACCTGAGCCACGTCGGCCAGCCCATCTGGGACAACGTCATGGACATGGAGTTCGGCCCGGACGGCTCGCTGTACGTGCTCGAGTACGGTGACGGCTTCTTCCGGCAGAACCCCGACGCCGGGCTGTACCGCGTCGACTACGCCGAGGGCAACAAGTCGCCGCAGGCGCGGTTCAGCGCCGACCCGATCTCCAGCAGCGAGGCGCCGCTGACGGTGTCGTTCGACGCCTCGGAGTCGGCCGACCCCGAGGGTGCCGCGCTGACCTACGAGTGGGACTTCGACGGCGACGGCACCTTCGACGCCACCGGCGTCACCGCGTCGCACACCTACACCGAGCTCGGCCAGTACGACGCCGCGCTGCGCGTGACCGACCCGTCGGGCAAGTTCGGCGCGCGGGCGACGCAGATCACCGTCGGCAACGTCGCGCCGGCCGTCTCGCTGGACACGCCGGACGGCGGGTTCTTCGACTGGGGCCAGGCGGTCGCCGTCTCGGTCTCCGTCGACGATCCCGAGGACGGCACCACACCGGTCTGCTCGCGCGCGACCTGGGCGTTCGGGCTGGGCCACGACCTGCACGCCCACCCGCTCAGCCAGGGCACCGGCTGCACGTTCGGCATCCCGACGCCGGCCGACGCACCAGAGCACGGCGAGACCGAGAACATCTACGGCGCGCTGGTCGTCGGCTACACCGACGGCGGCCACCTGGGCGTCCCGCCGGCCCGCGGCGAGGCGTCGCTGCTGCTCAACCCGAAGACGCAACAGGGGGAGTGGTTCGACGACAGCAAGGGCGTCGAGATCACCGACGACGCGACGGCGCGCGGCCTGCGCAAGGTGACGTCGTTCGACGCGGCCGACTGGATCGCCTTCGACCCGGTCAGCCTCGCGAACATCGACAGCGTCGTCGCCCGCGCCTGGGGCCGGGGCACGCTGCACCTGCGCTGGAACGACCCGAAGGCGCCGCCGTTCGCGCAGCTCTCGTTCCGCAACCGCACCGGCTGGTTCGAGGTCGAGCAGGCCCTGACCAACGCGCCGACGGGGACGGGGCGGCTCTACGTCACGTCGACCAGCGGGTTCGACCTCGACGAGCTGCGCTTCGTCGGCGACGGCGTGGCCGACGTGACCCCGCCGACGGTGTCGCACACGCTCAACCCGGCGGCGCCGACCGGCCAGAACGGCTGGTACACCGGCGACGTCTCGCTGACCGTCAATGCGACCGACAACGGCACGGTCGCGAGCCGGCAGCGCTCGCTGGACGGCGGGGCGACCTGGTCGAACGCCAACAACCCGCTGACCATCACCGCCGAGGGCGCCACCACGGTGCACTACCGGGCCACCGACAACGGCGGCAACGTGTCCGCCGTCGGCTCGGTGACCGTGCGGATCGACAAGACCCCTCCGGTCGCGTCGATCGGCGGGGTGGCCGACGGGTCCAGCCATGCGGCCAGCGGCACGCTCACGCCGTCGTTCACCGGCTCCGACGCCGTCTCCGGACTGGCCTCGGTGACGGGGACGCTCGACGGGGCGGCGCTGGCGTCGGGATCGACGGTGCAGCTGTGGACGCTGCCGGTCGGGTCGCACACGCTGGTCGCGACGGCGACCGACGTGGCCGGGCGGCAGGGCACGGCGACCGTGTCGTTCACGGTGACGACGTCGCTGGCCGACCTCGCCGCGATCGTCGACCACTACGACGCCGCGGGGGCGCTGACCTCGGCCGGTGAGAGCCGGCTGCGGCTGCACCTCGAGGCTGCCATCCGCCACGCCGACGCCGGGCGCGACGACAGCGCCGCCCGGTCGCTCGGCCAGTTCCTCACGGCCGCGCGCAGCTCGACGTTCGTCACCGACGCCGGTGCGCGAGCCGCCCTCACCCACCACGGGGAGGTCCTGGTCGCCCAGCTGAGCAGCTGA
- a CDS encoding sugar phosphate isomerase/epimerase family protein — protein MARPEIDRRRFLGAVAGTTMAVAAAGLAAPSAAGAAKGMLVPPGKIGIQLFTIRNLVSSLGFRVVFEELARIGYKNVEFAGYTSPAEPGITVQQIKQLLDDNGLTGIGSHVGLNAFRTNLQLELDRAEILGLPFVGTANEPVTAANRTVAGYQAAAAEFNAFGAAAQARGLRWYQHNHQNEFRMAADDPSVRLYDVLLAETDPKLVYLEMDIYWAYVGQHIAPGFDPIDYVVGNRLRYPLFHAKDGRRSTSANGYDIVEFGAGDIDFQRFYSAIGSRGRHWSLYEQDNAPNTPPAQGGAAGAAERSYDAIYELRG, from the coding sequence ATGGCACGTCCCGAGATCGACCGGCGCCGGTTCCTCGGCGCCGTAGCCGGCACCACCATGGCGGTGGCCGCGGCCGGTCTGGCCGCCCCGTCCGCCGCCGGCGCCGCGAAGGGCATGCTGGTGCCGCCCGGCAAGATCGGCATCCAGCTGTTCACGATCCGCAACCTGGTCTCCTCGCTCGGCTTCCGGGTGGTCTTCGAGGAACTGGCCCGCATCGGCTACAAGAACGTCGAGTTCGCCGGGTACACCTCGCCGGCGGAGCCGGGCATCACGGTGCAGCAGATCAAGCAGCTGCTCGACGACAACGGGCTCACCGGCATCGGCAGCCACGTCGGCCTGAACGCCTTCCGCACCAACCTGCAGCTCGAGCTCGACCGGGCCGAGATCCTGGGCCTGCCGTTCGTCGGCACCGCGAACGAGCCGGTGACGGCGGCCAACCGCACGGTCGCCGGCTACCAGGCCGCCGCGGCGGAGTTCAACGCCTTCGGCGCCGCGGCGCAGGCCCGCGGGCTGCGCTGGTACCAGCACAACCACCAGAACGAGTTCCGCATGGCCGCCGACGACCCGTCCGTGCGCCTCTACGACGTGCTCCTCGCCGAGACCGACCCGAAGCTCGTCTACCTCGAGATGGACATCTACTGGGCCTACGTCGGGCAGCACATCGCGCCCGGGTTCGACCCCATCGACTACGTCGTCGGCAACCGGCTGCGCTACCCGCTGTTCCACGCCAAGGACGGCCGCCGGTCCACGTCGGCGAACGGCTACGACATCGTCGAGTTCGGCGCCGGCGACATCGACTTCCAGCGCTTCTACAGCGCCATCGGCTCGCGCGGCCGGCACTGGTCGCTGTACGAGCAGGACAACGCGCCGAACACGCCACCGGCCCAGGGCGGTGCCGCGGGCGCCGCCGAGCGCAGCTACGACGCCATCTACGAGCTGCGCGGCTGA
- a CDS encoding ThuA domain-containing protein, with protein MPRHTRSPRPLLRSAALAAAGALLAPLAVTTAPAAADPVVDSAAAAQGEFEIMHEGAHVLVFSKTAGFRHDSIPTGIATIQELGTENGWEVTATEDATAFTAENLAQYDVVVWLSTTGDVLNDEQQAAFEAYIADGGGYAGVHAAADTEYDWAWYGGLVGAYFQSHPQIQPATVVVEDRVHPSTQGLPDRWERTDEWYDYRASPRGDVHVLASLDADSYTGDVMGADHPIAWCHDYAGGRSWYTGGGHTQESYDEPEFRAHLAGGIETAAGVADADCGATVEENFDQVTLARGPQEMGEPMGVAVLPDGSALHTSRDGRVFYTAAAGQTSLAADVPVYDFREDGMQGIALDPDFATNGWVYLYYSPPLSTPPGEVAHSSLDPSTWEAYEGHNNLSRFRFADGVLDLESEQVVLEVPQDRGNCCHHGGEIDFDAEGNLYLSTGDDTDPFESNGYAPIDDRTTRAPQFDARRTSGNTNDLRGKILRITVQDDGSYTIPSGNLFPPETSDPELTRPEIYAMGFRNPFRISVDQETGDVWVGDYGPDSGGPNQYGPGGQVEFNRVTEPGNFGWPYCTGLNTAAETYADRSFTSYYGIDPNTGQPDPNTGDNDPVGAKFDCAGGAANDSALNTGLPTVPPAVAAWLPYDGGSVPELGSGSESPMAGPVYRYDPALESETKFPEYYDGQFFAYEFGRRWIKNMSVDGDGGLLHIGPFSDFMQNTQLMDLEFGPEGSLYVLDYGTGFFNGDENSALYRIDYVAGTRSPSAVATATPTSGLAPLEVAFSSEGSTDPDPGDVLTYAWDFQSDGVVDSTEPSASFTYTTNGEYTATLTVTDSAGNEGVATAHVVVGNTAPVIEFVSPPNGGLFTFGEEVAFEVSVTDPDGQPVDCEDVEVTFALGHDQHTHGGESVTGCSGTIGTGTDGSHGTDDNIFGLLLAEYTDTPPSPDTVPVTGSAELVLQPRHRQAEHFSAQSGVQVVSHGGAEGGARVGYIDPGDWISFSPYDLAGAKSVQLRVSAGGNGGTVEVRTGAPDGPLAATVEVPHTGSPDNYVDLDPVPVVDTGAGTGELFLVFQGNGGGLMDIDAFTFSSDAAACEDPGAPVEPSDSFDGSSLDRCRWTTILRPNPSGVGVADGKLRIDAVEGDMFGGNTTAANVVLQPIADPAAGFEASTQLALPAGGDFEQAGLLVHAGDRNFAKAVLINIPGEGWRFEFGLNQGGQAVFDPALDRSGPLPAGIESNAHVKIVSNGATLTAFWSADGEEWTAFGRPRPTSDLPSPRVGLAAYNGVGQPATFEHFTFGPAPVEQCDPTDPGAGYQSLFDGTAASLDGWRMAGPGGFLHAGCELVSYGGLGLYWYDRALTDYSLKLDWMMPGDDNSGVFVGFPDPGTDPWLAVNQGHEIQIDATDAPDRTTGAIYAFQSADVEARDAALRPPGEWNQYEIVVQGDRIRVYLNGELINDYTDTDPNRMNQPSFVGIQNHGNGDDVYFRNVRVQEFTFSSATTLVEDHYAAGALNRQQERLLLQHLSMASRLADDGQTAQAERSLDRYGAVASDVQDEAVRAELLRMGDALRARL; from the coding sequence GTGCCACGCCATACGAGAAGCCCACGACCCCTGCTCAGATCCGCCGCGCTCGCCGCGGCCGGCGCCCTGCTGGCCCCGCTCGCGGTGACCACGGCCCCGGCCGCAGCCGACCCCGTCGTCGACTCCGCTGCCGCCGCTCAGGGCGAGTTCGAGATCATGCACGAGGGCGCGCACGTCCTCGTGTTCAGCAAGACGGCCGGGTTCCGGCACGACTCCATCCCCACCGGCATCGCGACCATCCAGGAGCTCGGCACCGAGAACGGCTGGGAGGTCACCGCCACCGAGGACGCGACCGCGTTCACCGCGGAGAACCTCGCCCAGTACGACGTCGTCGTCTGGCTGTCGACCACGGGTGACGTCCTCAACGACGAGCAGCAGGCCGCGTTCGAGGCCTACATCGCCGACGGCGGCGGCTACGCCGGCGTGCACGCGGCGGCCGACACCGAGTACGACTGGGCCTGGTACGGCGGGCTGGTCGGGGCGTACTTCCAGTCGCACCCGCAGATCCAGCCGGCCACCGTCGTCGTCGAGGACCGCGTCCACCCCTCGACTCAGGGGCTGCCGGACCGGTGGGAGCGCACCGACGAGTGGTACGACTACCGCGCCAGCCCGCGCGGCGACGTGCACGTGCTGGCCTCGCTCGACGCCGACAGCTACACCGGCGACGTCATGGGCGCGGACCACCCGATCGCCTGGTGCCACGACTACGCCGGCGGCCGGTCCTGGTACACCGGCGGCGGGCACACCCAGGAGTCCTACGACGAGCCGGAGTTCCGCGCGCACCTGGCCGGCGGCATCGAGACCGCCGCGGGCGTCGCCGACGCCGACTGCGGCGCCACCGTCGAGGAGAACTTCGACCAGGTGACGCTCGCGCGCGGCCCGCAGGAGATGGGCGAGCCGATGGGCGTCGCCGTCCTGCCCGACGGCAGCGCGCTGCACACGTCGCGCGACGGCCGGGTCTTCTACACCGCCGCGGCCGGCCAGACGTCGCTGGCGGCGGACGTGCCGGTGTACGACTTCCGCGAGGACGGCATGCAGGGCATCGCCCTCGACCCGGACTTCGCGACCAACGGCTGGGTGTACCTCTACTACTCGCCGCCGCTCTCGACGCCGCCCGGGGAGGTCGCGCACTCGAGCCTGGACCCGTCGACCTGGGAGGCCTACGAGGGCCACAACAACCTGTCCCGGTTCCGCTTCGCCGACGGCGTGCTGGACCTGGAGTCCGAGCAGGTGGTGCTCGAGGTGCCGCAGGACCGCGGCAACTGCTGCCACCACGGCGGCGAGATCGACTTCGACGCCGAGGGCAACCTCTACCTGTCGACGGGTGACGACACCGACCCGTTCGAGTCCAACGGGTACGCGCCGATCGACGACCGCACGACGCGGGCGCCGCAGTTCGACGCCCGCCGCACGTCCGGCAACACCAACGACCTGCGCGGCAAGATCCTGCGGATCACCGTCCAGGACGACGGGTCGTACACGATCCCGTCCGGTAACCTGTTCCCGCCCGAGACCTCGGACCCGGAGCTGACCCGGCCGGAGATCTACGCCATGGGCTTCCGCAACCCGTTCCGCATCAGCGTCGACCAGGAGACCGGTGACGTGTGGGTCGGCGACTACGGCCCGGACTCCGGCGGGCCGAACCAGTACGGCCCCGGCGGCCAGGTCGAGTTCAACCGCGTCACCGAGCCGGGCAACTTCGGCTGGCCGTACTGCACAGGCCTGAACACGGCGGCGGAGACCTACGCGGACCGTTCGTTCACCTCCTACTACGGCATCGACCCGAACACCGGCCAGCCGGACCCGAACACCGGCGACAACGACCCGGTGGGGGCGAAGTTCGACTGCGCCGGCGGGGCGGCGAACGACTCGGCGCTGAACACCGGCCTGCCGACGGTGCCGCCCGCGGTCGCCGCCTGGCTGCCGTACGACGGCGGCTCGGTGCCGGAGCTGGGCAGCGGCAGCGAGTCGCCGATGGCCGGCCCCGTGTACCGCTACGACCCGGCGCTGGAGTCGGAGACGAAGTTCCCCGAGTACTACGACGGGCAGTTCTTCGCCTACGAGTTCGGCCGCCGCTGGATCAAGAACATGTCGGTCGACGGCGACGGCGGGCTGCTGCACATCGGCCCGTTCTCGGACTTCATGCAGAACACCCAGCTGATGGACCTGGAGTTCGGCCCGGAGGGCTCGCTCTACGTGCTCGACTACGGCACCGGGTTCTTCAACGGCGACGAGAACTCCGCGCTCTACCGCATCGACTACGTCGCCGGCACCCGCTCGCCGTCGGCCGTCGCCACCGCGACCCCGACGTCGGGCCTGGCGCCGCTGGAGGTGGCGTTCTCGTCCGAGGGATCCACGGACCCGGACCCGGGTGACGTGCTGACCTACGCGTGGGACTTCCAGTCCGACGGCGTCGTGGACTCGACCGAGCCTTCGGCGTCGTTCACCTACACGACCAACGGCGAGTACACCGCGACGCTCACCGTCACCGACTCGGCCGGGAACGAGGGCGTGGCGACGGCGCACGTCGTCGTGGGCAACACCGCGCCGGTCATCGAGTTCGTGTCGCCGCCCAACGGTGGCCTGTTCACGTTCGGCGAGGAGGTCGCGTTCGAGGTCAGCGTCACCGACCCCGACGGCCAGCCGGTCGACTGCGAGGACGTCGAGGTGACGTTCGCGCTCGGCCACGACCAGCACACCCACGGCGGCGAGTCGGTCACCGGCTGCTCCGGCACGATCGGCACCGGCACCGACGGCTCGCACGGCACCGACGACAACATCTTCGGGCTGCTGCTCGCCGAGTACACCGACACGCCGCCGTCGCCGGACACCGTCCCGGTGACGGGGTCCGCCGAGCTCGTGCTGCAGCCGCGGCACCGTCAGGCCGAGCACTTCTCGGCGCAGAGCGGCGTCCAGGTGGTCAGCCACGGCGGGGCCGAGGGCGGTGCCCGGGTCGGCTACATCGACCCCGGCGACTGGATCTCGTTCTCGCCGTACGATCTCGCCGGCGCGAAGTCGGTGCAGTTGCGGGTGTCGGCCGGCGGCAACGGCGGCACCGTCGAGGTCCGCACGGGCGCTCCCGACGGCCCGCTCGCGGCGACGGTGGAGGTGCCGCACACCGGCAGCCCGGACAACTACGTCGACCTCGACCCGGTCCCGGTCGTCGACACGGGCGCCGGAACCGGTGAGCTGTTCCTGGTGTTCCAGGGCAACGGCGGCGGGCTGATGGACATCGACGCGTTCACATTCAGCAGTGACGCGGCGGCCTGCGAGGACCCGGGCGCTCCGGTGGAGCCGAGCGACTCGTTCGACGGTTCGTCGCTGGACCGCTGCCGGTGGACGACGATCCTGCGGCCGAACCCGTCGGGCGTCGGCGTGGCCGATGGCAAGCTGCGGATCGACGCCGTCGAGGGCGACATGTTCGGCGGCAACACCACCGCCGCCAACGTCGTCCTGCAGCCGATCGCCGACCCCGCGGCCGGCTTCGAGGCGTCGACCCAGCTGGCGCTGCCGGCCGGCGGCGACTTCGAGCAGGCGGGTCTGCTGGTGCACGCCGGCGACCGGAACTTCGCCAAGGCCGTCCTCATCAACATCCCCGGTGAGGGCTGGCGGTTCGAGTTCGGCCTCAACCAGGGCGGGCAGGCGGTCTTCGACCCGGCGCTGGACAGGTCCGGGCCGCTGCCGGCAGGCATCGAGTCCAACGCCCACGTGAAGATCGTGAGCAACGGCGCCACGCTGACGGCGTTCTGGTCGGCCGACGGCGAGGAGTGGACCGCGTTCGGGCGCCCGCGTCCGACGTCGGACCTCCCGTCGCCGCGGGTGGGCCTGGCAGCCTACAACGGGGTGGGGCAGCCCGCGACGTTCGAGCACTTCACGTTCGGTCCGGCACCGGTCGAGCAGTGCGACCCGACCGACCCGGGGGCGGGCTACCAGAGCCTGTTCGACGGGACGGCGGCCAGCCTGGACGGTTGGCGCATGGCCGGGCCCGGCGGGTTCCTGCACGCCGGCTGCGAGCTGGTCTCGTACGGCGGGCTGGGGCTCTACTGGTACGACCGGGCCCTCACCGACTACTCGCTGAAGCTGGACTGGATGATGCCCGGCGACGACAACTCCGGCGTCTTCGTCGGGTTCCCCGACCCCGGCACCGACCCCTGGCTGGCCGTGAACCAGGGCCACGAGATCCAGATCGACGCGACGGACGCGCCGGACCGCACCACGGGTGCGATCTATGCGTTCCAGAGCGCCGACGTCGAGGCTCGGGACGCTGCTTTGAGGCCGCCCGGCGAGTGGAACCAGTACGAGATCGTGGTGCAAGGGGACCGGATCCGGGTGTACCTGAACGGTGAGCTGATCAACGACTACACCGACACCGACCCGAACCGGATGAACCAGCCGAGCTTCGTCGGCATCCAGAACCACGGCAACGGCGACGACGTGTACTTCCGCAACGTCCGCGTCCAGGAGTTCACGTTCTCGTCGGCGACGACGCTCGTCGAGGACCACTACGCGGCCGGGGCCCTCAACCGGCAGCAGGAGCGGCTGCTGTTGCAGCACCTGTCCATGGCCTCGCGACTGGCCGACGACGGTCAGACGGCGCAGGCGGAGCGGTCGCTGGACCGTTATGGTGCCGTGGCATCGGATGTCCAGGACGAGGCGGTTCGCGCCGAGTTGCTCCGCATGGGCGATGCCCTGCGGGCTCGGCTGTGA
- a CDS encoding ROK family transcriptional regulator translates to MAHTLAGRPETATQAKVLKLLRDEGPLSRVELADRLGVSRTTMASEVSRLTELGLAEGAGPAASRGGRRSTLVDLSSDVRFVGVAIGATTVSVALTDGRLTVLGQRSVDMDVRLGPEPVLARALELTHKVLAEHGVTRPAGVGVGVPGPVDFHGGMPVSPPIMPGWDGYPVRDALARELGCPVLLDNDVNVMALGEQHSGVAKAARDFLFVKIGTGIGCGIVVDGQLYRGVDGCAGDIGHIRVEEFGPTCACGNTGCLEAFFGGAALARDALAAARGGRSPALASLLAEKGELTGADVASAVAMGDPYTVQMIRDGGHRVGWVLASLVSFFNPGLIVIGGRVARLGHPLLAEIRGVVYRRSLPLATGNLPVVLSEMGDDAGVVGAAALISDAIFAAP, encoded by the coding sequence ATGGCGCACACGCTCGCCGGTCGTCCGGAAACCGCGACCCAGGCGAAAGTCCTGAAGCTGCTGCGCGACGAGGGCCCGCTGTCGCGGGTGGAGCTCGCCGACCGGCTGGGTGTCTCGCGTACCACCATGGCCAGCGAGGTCAGCCGGCTCACCGAGCTCGGGCTCGCCGAAGGAGCAGGTCCCGCGGCCAGCAGGGGCGGCCGGCGTTCGACCCTCGTCGACCTGTCGTCGGACGTGCGGTTCGTCGGGGTGGCCATCGGGGCGACGACGGTGTCCGTGGCGCTGACCGACGGGCGGCTGACGGTGCTCGGCCAGCGCTCGGTCGACATGGACGTGCGCCTGGGCCCGGAGCCGGTGCTGGCCCGCGCCCTCGAACTGACCCACAAGGTGCTCGCCGAGCACGGCGTCACCCGCCCGGCCGGCGTCGGTGTGGGCGTGCCGGGCCCGGTCGACTTCCACGGCGGCATGCCGGTCTCGCCGCCGATCATGCCGGGCTGGGACGGCTACCCGGTCCGCGACGCCCTGGCGCGCGAGCTGGGCTGCCCCGTGCTGCTCGACAACGACGTCAACGTCATGGCGCTGGGCGAGCAGCACTCGGGCGTCGCGAAGGCGGCCCGCGACTTCCTGTTCGTGAAGATCGGGACGGGCATCGGCTGCGGCATCGTCGTCGACGGGCAGTTGTACCGGGGCGTCGACGGGTGCGCGGGCGACATCGGGCACATCCGGGTCGAGGAGTTCGGCCCCACGTGCGCGTGCGGCAACACCGGCTGCCTCGAGGCGTTCTTCGGCGGCGCGGCGCTGGCCCGCGACGCCCTGGCGGCGGCCCGCGGCGGCCGGTCGCCGGCGCTGGCGTCGTTGCTGGCCGAGAAGGGCGAGCTCACCGGCGCCGACGTCGCGTCGGCGGTCGCCATGGGCGACCCGTACACCGTCCAGATGATCCGCGACGGCGGCCACCGCGTCGGCTGGGTGCTGGCGAGCCTGGTCTCGTTCTTCAACCCCGGCCTGATCGTCATCGGCGGACGTGTGGCCCGGCTCGGGCATCCGCTGCTCGCCGAGATCCGCGGCGTCGTCTACCGCCGCTCGCTGCCGCTGGCCACCGGCAACCTGCCCGTCGTCCTCAGCGAGATGGGCGACGACGCCGGCGTGGTCGGCGCCGCGGCCCTCATCAGCGACGCGATCTTCGCCGCTCCCTGA